The Azospirillum baldaniorum genome window below encodes:
- a CDS encoding site-specific integrase, with protein MARKTVKRTLADGTIKTYSYERASKEPRARTVAAIVREYTASHQYRGMKRSSQTLYDRCLNEIVTEYGEVEIAKIKRRHVLAQRDALAGTPGIANEVHKVWTVLLTFALDREYIQFHPALRIRKLKGGEHSRWPDALVEHALTPGVLPEHFRRAVALAVYTGQRLGDCIRMQWSDYDGSTISLAQQKTGKKLLVPCHSALRHEMDAWKATRGESTATTILVRRNGLPWPNGDHFSSSFRGFILHADKHGRPLRPEFTGYVFHGLRKVAAPG; from the coding sequence ATGGCCCGCAAAACCGTAAAGCGCACTCTCGCAGACGGAACAATTAAGACATACAGCTACGAACGCGCCAGCAAGGAGCCGCGCGCGAGAACCGTCGCGGCTATCGTCAGGGAATACACCGCAAGTCATCAATACAGGGGAATGAAGCGGTCTTCACAAACCCTTTACGACAGATGCCTGAACGAGATCGTCACCGAGTATGGTGAGGTTGAGATAGCCAAGATCAAGCGCCGGCATGTCTTGGCCCAACGCGATGCTTTAGCCGGCACTCCAGGCATCGCGAACGAGGTTCACAAGGTTTGGACAGTCTTGCTAACTTTCGCGCTTGATCGCGAGTACATCCAGTTTCATCCGGCCCTGCGTATCAGAAAACTGAAAGGTGGCGAACATTCACGCTGGCCGGACGCTCTGGTGGAGCACGCGTTGACTCCCGGCGTGCTCCCGGAGCACTTTCGCAGAGCTGTGGCACTGGCCGTCTACACTGGACAAAGGCTTGGCGATTGCATCCGCATGCAGTGGTCTGATTACGATGGATCCACGATCTCCCTGGCCCAGCAGAAGACAGGGAAGAAGCTGTTAGTTCCATGCCACAGCGCCCTGCGACACGAGATGGACGCGTGGAAGGCTACGCGAGGAGAGTCGACCGCCACCACCATTCTGGTTCGCCGTAACGGATTGCCGTGGCCCAACGGGGATCATTTCTCATCGAGCTTCCGTGGGTTCATCCTCCATGCTGACAAGCATGGGCGCCCGCTTCGCCCTGAGTTCACAGGGTACGTCTTCCATGGGCTTCGCAAGGTCGCCGCTCCCGGCTAG